A genomic region of Janthinobacterium lividum contains the following coding sequences:
- a CDS encoding LacI family DNA-binding transcriptional regulator, with translation MNDPVRKRRGLGRSTVFDVAKLAQTSAISVSRYFKEPDRVSQETRERIKNAIDQLGYIRNEAAGGLASTQGRIVGAIVPSVSNSIFAETIQGLSTTLSQHNYQLLLATHDYSIETEEKVVRAFLGWSPRALVLTGADHSAATETLLAGLQIPVIETWDIRPERPYPQIGFSHIATGRDMTLYLHAQGYRRIVYVDSGIGSDFRARKRAQGYEETMRQLGLRPEIVQASVTAPLDAGGQVFSEQMARAERPDALFFANDNMAAGAIYEAARLGIRIPEQCAVAGFGDFPFSEKLMPALTTIRVPRYDIGRLAAQAILQRLGEVDEGAAPPALAPLAYQLIARASA, from the coding sequence ATGAACGACCCAGTACGCAAGCGGCGCGGCCTCGGCCGCAGCACCGTGTTCGATGTGGCCAAATTGGCACAGACCTCGGCCATTTCCGTGTCGCGCTATTTCAAGGAGCCGGACCGCGTGTCGCAGGAAACGCGCGAGCGCATCAAGAACGCCATCGACCAGCTCGGCTATATCCGCAACGAGGCGGCCGGCGGCCTCGCGTCGACCCAGGGTCGCATCGTGGGCGCCATCGTTCCCAGCGTGTCAAATTCCATCTTTGCGGAAACCATCCAGGGCTTGTCGACTACCTTGTCGCAGCACAATTACCAGTTGCTGCTGGCCACCCACGATTATTCGATCGAGACGGAAGAGAAGGTGGTGCGCGCCTTTCTCGGCTGGTCGCCGCGCGCGCTGGTGCTGACGGGCGCCGACCACAGCGCCGCCACGGAAACCTTGCTGGCGGGCTTGCAGATTCCCGTCATCGAAACGTGGGATATCCGCCCCGAGCGTCCGTATCCGCAAATCGGCTTTTCGCATATCGCCACGGGGCGCGACATGACCTTGTACCTGCACGCGCAAGGCTACCGGCGCATCGTGTATGTGGACAGCGGCATCGGCAGCGATTTCCGCGCGCGCAAGCGGGCCCAGGGGTATGAGGAAACCATGCGGCAGCTGGGTTTGCGTCCTGAAATCGTGCAAGCGTCGGTGACGGCGCCGCTCGACGCGGGCGGGCAAGTGTTCAGCGAGCAAATGGCGCGCGCCGAGCGTCCTGACGCCCTGTTTTTTGCCAACGACAACATGGCGGCAGGCGCCATCTACGAAGCGGCGCGCCTCGGCATCCGCATTCCCGAGCAATGCGCGGTGGCGGGCTTCGGCGACTTCCCGTTCTCGGAAAAACTCATGCCCGCGCTGACGACGATCCGCGTACCGCGCTATGACATCGGCCGCCTGGCTGCACAGGCCATCCTGCAGCGCCTGGGCGAAGTGGACGAGGGCGCCGCGCCGCCAGCCTTGGCGCCGCTGGCCTACCAGCTGATCGCGCGGGCCAGCGCCTGA
- the araD gene encoding L-arabinonate dehydratase, producing the protein MRSFAHRQRLQQMGLRREEFLDRPVIAIINTWSDLSPCHSHLRERAEAVKRGILLAGGFPVELPALSLGEVMVKPTTMIYRNFLAMETEELLRSLPIDGAVLLGGCDKTTPGMLMGAISMDIPAIFCPAGPMLNDRYRGQSVGAGTHTKKFWDDYVAGDIAKPEWIKLEAKMTRSPGTCNTMGTASTMTSIVEAMGFTLPGATSIPAMDANHVRMASQCGERIVGMVWEDLKPSRFFTRAALSNGVAAYMALGGSTNAAIHLVAIAGRAGLALSLDEMDAMAQKVPVIANLFPSGDKLMEDFFYAGGMPALLKEIMPQLDLTALTVTGRTLGENIADAVCLDDSVIRKVSQPVADGAALAVLRGNLCPGGAVIKPSAANPKFAKHRGRALVFDSNAEMLAQIHAPDLDIDENTVLILRNGGPIGAPGMPEWGNLPVPKKLLQQGIRDMVRISDARMSGTHYGTCVLHVTPEAAVGGPLALVRNGDMIVLDIAARTLNMEVTDEELALRRAEWQAPAQKYARGYTKLYMEHVTQADQGCDLDFLLGNAATPEPPIF; encoded by the coding sequence ATGCGCTCGTTCGCCCACCGCCAGCGCCTGCAGCAGATGGGCCTGCGCCGCGAGGAATTCCTCGACCGCCCAGTCATCGCCATCATCAATACCTGGAGCGACCTGTCGCCGTGCCACTCGCACCTGCGCGAGCGGGCCGAAGCCGTCAAACGGGGCATCCTGCTGGCCGGCGGCTTCCCCGTCGAGCTGCCGGCCCTGTCGCTGGGCGAAGTGATGGTCAAGCCCACCACCATGATCTACCGCAACTTCCTCGCCATGGAAACGGAGGAACTGCTGCGCTCGCTGCCCATCGACGGCGCCGTGCTGCTCGGCGGCTGCGACAAGACGACGCCAGGCATGCTGATGGGCGCCATCAGCATGGACATCCCCGCCATCTTCTGTCCTGCCGGCCCCATGCTCAACGACCGCTACCGCGGCCAGAGCGTGGGCGCGGGCACGCATACCAAGAAATTCTGGGACGATTACGTGGCCGGCGACATCGCCAAGCCCGAGTGGATCAAGCTGGAAGCGAAGATGACGCGCTCGCCCGGCACCTGCAACACCATGGGCACGGCGTCCACCATGACGTCCATCGTCGAAGCGATGGGCTTTACCTTGCCGGGCGCCACCAGCATCCCCGCCATGGATGCCAACCACGTGCGCATGGCCTCGCAATGCGGCGAGCGCATCGTCGGCATGGTGTGGGAAGACTTGAAGCCGTCGCGCTTCTTCACCCGCGCCGCGCTGTCGAACGGCGTGGCGGCCTACATGGCGCTCGGCGGCTCGACCAACGCGGCCATCCACCTGGTGGCCATTGCCGGGCGCGCCGGCCTGGCCCTGTCGCTCGATGAAATGGATGCGATGGCACAAAAAGTACCGGTCATCGCCAACCTGTTCCCTTCCGGCGACAAGCTGATGGAAGATTTCTTCTATGCGGGCGGCATGCCGGCCCTGCTCAAGGAAATCATGCCGCAGCTGGACTTGACGGCCTTGACGGTGACGGGCCGTACCTTGGGCGAGAATATCGCCGACGCCGTCTGCCTGGACGACAGCGTGATCCGCAAGGTGTCGCAGCCGGTGGCCGATGGCGCGGCGCTGGCAGTGCTGCGCGGCAACCTGTGTCCTGGCGGCGCCGTCATCAAACCATCGGCCGCCAACCCGAAGTTCGCCAAACACCGCGGACGTGCCCTCGTATTCGACTCGAACGCGGAAATGCTGGCGCAAATCCACGCACCCGACCTCGATATCGATGAAAACACGGTACTGATCCTGCGCAATGGCGGCCCCATCGGCGCGCCAGGCATGCCGGAATGGGGCAATCTGCCGGTGCCGAAAAAGCTGCTGCAGCAGGGCATCCGCGACATGGTGCGCATCTCCGACGCGCGCATGAGCGGCACCCACTACGGCACCTGCGTGCTGCACGTGACGCCCGAAGCGGCCGTCGGCGGTCCGCTGGCGTTGGTACGCAACGGCGACATGATAGTGCTCGACATCGCCGCGCGCACCCTGAACATGGAGGTAACGGACGAGGAACTGGCGCTCCGCCGCGCCGAGTGGCAGGCGCCAGCGCAAAAATATGCGCGCGGCTATACCAAGCTGTACATGGAGCACGTGACGCAGGCGGACCAGGGCTGCGACCTGGACTTCTTGCTGGGCAACGCCGCCACGCCGGAGCCGCCGATTTTCTGA
- a CDS encoding HpcH/HpaI aldolase family protein: MDILDNRFRALLADKAVPLGSWLMAGTPVTAEAMGCAGFDWLVLDMEHVPIDYQDAYQILQAVGGTPACPVVRLAWNDLVQIKRALDIGAQTLMFPFVENAGEARSAVAATRYPQPGQAIPGTRGFAAMHRASRYGTVPDYATRANGAVFSIIQLETPAALAQLEEIAAVDGVDALFVGPGDLSAAMGHIGNIGHPDVQAAIADAARRARAIGKPIGIVGPSPEMVHTFISYGYDYVAIASDMGMMMRQANAFITALKPSLAKALDTGAY; the protein is encoded by the coding sequence ATGGATATCCTGGACAACCGTTTCCGCGCCTTGCTGGCGGACAAAGCAGTACCGCTGGGCAGCTGGCTGATGGCCGGCACGCCCGTGACGGCCGAAGCCATGGGCTGCGCCGGCTTCGACTGGCTGGTGCTGGACATGGAACACGTGCCCATCGACTACCAGGACGCCTACCAGATCCTGCAGGCAGTCGGCGGCACGCCGGCCTGCCCCGTCGTGCGCCTGGCCTGGAACGACCTGGTGCAGATCAAACGCGCGCTCGACATCGGCGCGCAAACGCTGATGTTCCCGTTCGTGGAAAATGCCGGCGAGGCGCGCAGCGCCGTGGCAGCCACCCGCTATCCACAACCGGGCCAGGCCATTCCCGGCACGCGCGGTTTTGCCGCCATGCACCGCGCCAGCCGCTATGGCACCGTGCCCGACTACGCCACGCGCGCCAACGGCGCCGTCTTCTCGATTATCCAGCTGGAAACCCCGGCCGCCCTGGCGCAGCTGGAAGAAATCGCCGCCGTCGATGGCGTCGACGCCCTGTTCGTGGGACCGGGCGACCTGTCGGCCGCCATGGGCCACATCGGCAATATCGGCCACCCGGACGTGCAGGCGGCCATTGCCGACGCGGCCCGCCGCGCCCGCGCCATCGGCAAACCGATCGGCATTGTCGGCCCCTCGCCGGAAATGGTGCACACTTTCATCAGTTACGGCTATGACTACGTGGCCATCGCTTCGGACATGGGCATGATGATGCGCCAGGCCAATGCCTTTATCACGGCCCTGAAACCGTCGCTGGCGAAAGCCCTCGACACGGGAGCCTACTAA
- a CDS encoding ABC transporter ATP-binding protein: protein MSGVKLEKVVKKYDNGVEVIHGIDLEIKQGEFVVFVGPSGCGKSTLMRMVAGLESITGGTISIEGQVVNDLPPRERDIAMVFQDYALYPHKSVFDNLGFGLKLRKFPKAEIEQRVRAAATILKIDHLLDRKPRALSGGQRQRVAMGRAIVRQAKLFLFDEPLSNLDALLRSEMRTEIKKLHQRIGATTIYVTHDQVEAMTLAERIVVLSGGNIMQVGTPDQIYNEPVSKFVAGFTGSPPMNFLGAKVARNGAGQAEIVLGAARLALPLERQAACGKLDGRAVEFGIRPEDITLEAASPASAALAATVVVVEPLGAETLVIFQCEGGELTARLPPTFALAPGQQVTVQLDMEKFHLFDPQGGAVLPSR, encoded by the coding sequence ATGTCAGGTGTAAAACTGGAAAAGGTCGTCAAGAAGTACGACAACGGCGTCGAAGTCATTCATGGCATCGACCTGGAAATCAAGCAAGGCGAGTTCGTCGTCTTCGTGGGCCCTTCGGGTTGCGGAAAATCAACACTGATGCGCATGGTGGCGGGCCTGGAATCGATCACGGGCGGCACCATCTCCATCGAGGGACAGGTCGTCAACGACTTGCCGCCGCGCGAACGCGACATCGCCATGGTGTTCCAGGACTATGCGCTGTATCCGCACAAGTCCGTGTTCGACAACCTGGGCTTTGGCTTGAAACTGCGCAAGTTCCCCAAGGCGGAAATCGAACAGCGCGTGCGCGCCGCCGCCACCATCCTGAAAATCGACCACTTGCTCGACCGCAAGCCGCGCGCCCTGTCCGGCGGCCAGCGCCAGCGCGTGGCCATGGGCCGCGCCATCGTGCGCCAGGCCAAGCTGTTCCTGTTCGATGAGCCGCTGTCGAACCTGGACGCCCTGCTGCGCTCGGAAATGCGCACGGAAATCAAGAAGCTGCACCAGCGCATCGGCGCCACCACCATTTACGTCACGCATGACCAGGTCGAGGCGATGACCCTGGCCGAGCGCATCGTCGTACTGTCCGGCGGCAACATCATGCAGGTCGGCACGCCAGACCAGATCTACAACGAGCCTGTGTCGAAATTCGTTGCCGGTTTCACGGGCTCGCCGCCGATGAACTTCCTCGGCGCCAAGGTGGCGCGCAACGGCGCCGGCCAGGCCGAGATCGTGCTGGGCGCGGCCCGCCTGGCCCTGCCGCTCGAGCGCCAGGCCGCATGCGGCAAGCTCGACGGCCGCGCAGTGGAATTCGGCATCCGCCCGGAAGACATCACGCTGGAAGCGGCCAGTCCCGCCAGCGCCGCACTGGCCGCGACAGTCGTGGTGGTCGAACCGCTGGGCGCGGAAACCCTGGTCATCTTCCAGTGCGAAGGCGGCGAATTGACGGCGCGCCTGCCGCCCACGTTTGCCCTGGCGCCGGGACAGCAAGTCACGGTACAGCTGGACATGGAGAAATTCCATCTGTTCGATCCGCAAGGGGGCGCGGTACTGCCCTCCCGATAA
- a CDS encoding ABC transporter substrate-binding protein gives MRIKSLVLALGATFILATGAHAQTVKVFVGGQERPEVMRELFAKFMAANPGVKIDLETGGATSELQQKYLNTVLSAGDTTLDVFLIDIIRPAQYASAGWIESLDKYLGADRDKIMGQYLPAYKQANMVDNKVVALPAFADAMFLYYRKDLLAKYKLAAPKTWDELASVARTIQAGEKNPELQGISFQGKAIEGAVCTFLLPYWSQGGELVTNGKLTLDKPKAEAGLAMWRKLVDQGVAKKNIAEVATDDTRKEFQAGNVLFAVNWGYAWNHFQDGADSSVKDKVGVVSLPAMAGGKPASCIGGWQWAVSSFSKNKEASAKLVRWLSSPEVSKQLAIKASNLPVYPSVYQDKEVLAANGWFADALPVVQSARSRPVTPRYSEVSEAVRVNTNAVMAGVKTPAAGVAEIENRVKRILR, from the coding sequence ATGCGTATCAAATCCCTCGTCCTGGCGCTCGGCGCCACCTTCATCCTCGCTACCGGCGCGCACGCGCAAACCGTCAAGGTGTTCGTCGGCGGCCAGGAGCGCCCCGAAGTCATGCGCGAACTGTTCGCCAAATTCATGGCCGCCAATCCCGGCGTCAAGATCGACCTGGAAACGGGCGGCGCCACGTCCGAACTGCAGCAAAAATACCTGAACACGGTGCTGTCGGCGGGCGACACCACCCTGGACGTATTCCTGATCGATATCATCCGCCCGGCCCAGTACGCGTCGGCCGGCTGGATCGAAAGCCTGGACAAATACCTGGGCGCCGACCGCGACAAGATCATGGGCCAGTATTTGCCCGCCTACAAGCAAGCGAATATGGTCGACAACAAGGTCGTGGCCCTGCCCGCCTTTGCCGACGCCATGTTCCTCTACTACCGCAAGGACTTGCTGGCCAAGTACAAGCTGGCGGCGCCGAAAACCTGGGATGAACTGGCCAGCGTGGCGCGCACCATCCAGGCCGGCGAAAAGAATCCGGAATTGCAAGGCATCAGCTTCCAGGGCAAAGCCATCGAAGGCGCCGTCTGCACCTTCCTGTTGCCGTACTGGAGCCAGGGCGGCGAACTGGTCACCAATGGCAAGCTGACCCTGGACAAGCCCAAGGCGGAAGCGGGCCTGGCCATGTGGCGCAAGCTGGTCGACCAGGGCGTGGCGAAAAAGAATATCGCCGAAGTGGCCACCGACGATACGCGCAAGGAATTCCAGGCCGGCAATGTGTTGTTTGCCGTCAACTGGGGCTATGCCTGGAATCACTTCCAGGATGGCGCCGACAGCAGCGTGAAAGATAAGGTTGGCGTCGTCAGCCTGCCGGCCATGGCGGGCGGCAAACCTGCCTCGTGCATCGGCGGCTGGCAGTGGGCCGTGTCTTCATTCTCGAAAAACAAGGAAGCATCGGCCAAGCTGGTGCGTTGGCTGTCGAGCCCGGAAGTGTCGAAGCAGCTGGCCATCAAGGCATCCAACCTGCCCGTCTACCCGTCCGTCTACCAGGACAAGGAAGTGCTGGCCGCCAATGGCTGGTTCGCCGATGCCTTGCCGGTGGTGCAAAGCGCCCGTTCACGCCCCGTCACGCCGCGCTACAGCGAAGTGTCCGAAGCCGTGCGCGTCAACACGAATGCCGTGATGGCGGGCGTGAAAACGCCGGCGGCGGGCGTGGCCGAGATCGAAAACCGGGTCAAGCGCATCCTGCGCTAA
- a CDS encoding carbohydrate ABC transporter permease produces MRQRTLKSRITDPSETTLAWVLLTPAILFLLLIVAYPVSKLIYNSFFDIRLSGGSLPSFVGMDNYKMALEDSLFWKSLKNTVIITVVTVPGALVAGLGLAMLANMPFKYRWPVRLALLLPWALPLAFVGLIFAWFFHSEYGLVNDIIRRIDLLIPGLGWEPQIWFNSPALTMAAICITTIWKTSSFMALILLAGLQTIPASLYEAAEVDGASKWKQFTEVTLPLLVPSMLVALIFRTLTAIQSFDIPYNMPGPGDETKTLAMYIQSNTVDYLDVGYGSTLAVFMFLLSMATTFVYLKYVRGDKE; encoded by the coding sequence ATGAGGCAACGCACCCTGAAAAGCCGCATCACGGACCCCAGCGAAACAACGCTGGCCTGGGTCCTGCTGACGCCGGCGATTCTCTTTTTACTGCTGATCGTGGCCTACCCGGTCAGCAAACTGATCTACAACAGCTTTTTCGACATCCGCCTGTCCGGCGGCAGCCTGCCCAGTTTCGTGGGCATGGACAACTACAAGATGGCGCTGGAAGACAGCCTGTTCTGGAAGTCCTTGAAAAACACCGTCATCATCACCGTCGTCACCGTGCCGGGCGCGCTGGTGGCGGGCCTGGGCCTGGCCATGCTGGCCAACATGCCGTTCAAGTACCGCTGGCCCGTGCGCCTGGCGCTGCTGCTGCCGTGGGCCTTGCCGCTGGCCTTCGTCGGCCTGATCTTCGCCTGGTTCTTCCACAGCGAATACGGCCTGGTGAACGACATCATCCGCCGCATCGACCTCTTGATCCCCGGCCTGGGCTGGGAACCGCAGATCTGGTTCAATTCGCCCGCGCTGACCATGGCCGCCATCTGCATCACGACCATCTGGAAAACCTCGTCGTTCATGGCCCTGATTTTATTGGCCGGCCTGCAAACCATCCCCGCCTCGCTGTATGAAGCGGCCGAAGTGGACGGCGCCAGCAAGTGGAAGCAATTCACGGAAGTGACCCTGCCCCTGCTGGTGCCATCGATGCTGGTGGCGCTGATCTTCCGCACCCTGACGGCCATCCAGTCCTTCGATATTCCGTACAACATGCCTGGCCCTGGCGACGAAACCAAGACCCTGGCCATGTACATCCAATCCAATACCGTCGACTACCTCGACGTGGGCTACGGCTCGACCCTGGCGGTCTTCATGTTCCTGCTGTCGATGGCCACCACGTTTGTGTATCTGAAATATGTAAGAGGAGACAAAGAATGA
- a CDS encoding carbohydrate ABC transporter permease, producing MSGLFSSKRLRWFAAAIVILNGVFPALWILFTSLKTESELTQKPITYWPHEPTIGNFISAFQDQPLLTFLTNSLIVAGLSTLLSLFISALAAYAIARLRLRFRGLILTAIIGVSMFPLVTLMVPLFEIMRSLGLLNSYWALVLPYTVLNLPICTLMMVSFFQDIPRDIENAAMLDGCTRLSALWRIVLPLAAPGVATAAILAFVNSWDEFLLALSMNSAVAYRTLPVGIQLYQGEFAFPWPIISAALVVAIVPIVVLIVIFQEKVVSGLTSGGLKG from the coding sequence ATGAGCGGCCTGTTTTCATCGAAGCGCCTGCGCTGGTTCGCCGCCGCGATCGTCATCCTCAACGGCGTCTTCCCCGCCCTGTGGATCCTGTTTACCTCGCTCAAGACCGAGAGCGAACTGACGCAAAAGCCGATCACCTACTGGCCGCACGAACCGACCATCGGCAATTTCATCTCCGCCTTCCAGGACCAGCCGCTGCTGACGTTCCTGACCAACAGCCTGATCGTGGCCGGCCTGTCGACCCTGCTCAGCCTGTTCATCAGCGCGCTGGCCGCGTATGCGATTGCCCGCTTGCGCCTGCGCTTCCGCGGCCTGATCCTCACTGCCATCATCGGCGTGTCGATGTTCCCGCTGGTGACGCTGATGGTGCCATTGTTCGAAATCATGCGCAGCCTGGGCTTGCTCAATTCCTACTGGGCGCTGGTGCTGCCGTACACGGTGCTGAACCTGCCCATCTGCACCCTGATGATGGTGAGCTTTTTCCAGGATATCCCGCGCGACATCGAGAACGCGGCCATGCTCGACGGCTGCACCCGGTTGAGCGCCCTGTGGCGCATCGTGCTGCCGCTGGCCGCCCCTGGCGTGGCGACGGCCGCCATCCTCGCGTTTGTAAATTCCTGGGACGAGTTCCTGCTGGCGCTGTCGATGAATTCGGCCGTGGCCTACCGCACCCTGCCCGTCGGCATCCAGCTGTACCAAGGCGAGTTCGCCTTCCCGTGGCCGATCATTTCGGCGGCACTGGTGGTGGCCATCGTGCCCATCGTCGTGCTGATCGTGATCTTCCAGGAAAAGGTCGTCAGCGGCCTGACCTCGGGCGGCTTGAAGGGCTGA
- a CDS encoding aldose 1-epimerase produces MDHQSPFTLAHGDCRADVHPATGGALAAFRWRGRDILRAAPAAADVRQMACYPLVPYSNRIGNAVLQAQEQAHALRANFPPEPHSIHGFGWQRAWHVAARADDSAELLLVHGSDADWPFACEARQTVLLDAAGLRLTLSVRNEDTRAMPAGLGFHPYFPLAPGLRLQAQWDGVWSMGDDHLPAGLAPVAQASPFATPQPVAGWRSDHCYSGWTGRASLDYGDYSVQLSASENCRHLVCFAPNDERSFIAIEPVTHANNAFALAARGARDTGMRLLAPGESLHIAMRLAIEESQHA; encoded by the coding sequence ATGGACCACCAGTCTCCCTTCACCCTGGCGCACGGCGACTGCCGCGCCGACGTCCACCCGGCCACGGGTGGCGCGCTGGCGGCTTTCCGCTGGCGCGGGCGCGACATCCTGCGCGCCGCGCCAGCCGCTGCCGACGTGCGACAGATGGCCTGCTACCCTTTGGTGCCGTATTCGAACCGCATCGGCAACGCCGTGCTGCAGGCGCAGGAACAGGCGCATGCACTGCGCGCCAACTTCCCGCCCGAGCCGCACAGCATCCACGGCTTCGGCTGGCAGCGCGCCTGGCACGTGGCGGCGCGTGCGGACGACAGCGCCGAACTGCTGCTGGTGCACGGCAGCGACGCCGACTGGCCGTTCGCCTGCGAAGCACGGCAAACCGTGCTGCTCGACGCTGCCGGCCTGCGCCTGACTTTATCCGTGCGCAATGAAGATACGCGCGCCATGCCCGCCGGCCTGGGTTTTCACCCCTACTTTCCGCTGGCGCCCGGCCTGCGCCTGCAGGCGCAATGGGATGGCGTGTGGAGCATGGGCGATGACCACTTGCCGGCCGGCCTGGCGCCCGTGGCGCAAGCGTCGCCATTCGCCACGCCACAGCCGGTGGCCGGCTGGCGCAGCGACCATTGCTACAGCGGCTGGACGGGCCGCGCCAGCCTCGATTACGGCGACTACAGCGTGCAGCTGTCAGCCAGCGAGAATTGCCGCCACCTCGTGTGCTTCGCGCCCAATGACGAGCGCAGCTTCATCGCCATCGAACCCGTCACGCACGCGAATAACGCGTTTGCGCTGGCCGCGCGCGGCGCGCGTGACACGGGCATGCGCTTGCTGGCGCCCGGCGAGAGTCTGCACATCGCCATGCGCCTGGCCATCGAGGAGAGCCAGCATGCGTGA
- a CDS encoding SMP-30/gluconolactonase/LRE family protein, translated as MREWQAELVLDARAQLGECPLWSVAEQCLYWIDIAGRRLHRYDPATGLDRVWWVPCEPGCIALAEKGGLVAALRDGFYRFYPQEGLLDKLADAPYDSADMRFNDGRCDGAGRFWAGAMYEPRTAELAAMFCLERGATCLGWGPQQDLGVKVSNGLAFAADGQSLFQSDTPNHVIYRFAFDAASGQVGERKVFARLPAKGEDAVYGGRPDGAALDAEGCYWSAQYEGGRVLRFSPQGEIIGIVRVPVTRPTMIAFGGADLRTLYITSAREGASDDELARQPQAGGLFAVRLDVAGRPEPLYRD; from the coding sequence ATGCGTGAATGGCAAGCCGAACTCGTGCTCGATGCGCGCGCCCAGCTGGGCGAATGCCCGCTGTGGAGCGTGGCCGAACAGTGTTTGTACTGGATCGATATCGCCGGACGCCGCCTGCACCGCTACGATCCGGCGACCGGCCTCGACCGCGTCTGGTGGGTGCCGTGCGAGCCGGGCTGCATCGCCCTGGCTGAAAAAGGCGGCCTGGTGGCGGCCTTGCGCGACGGTTTCTACCGTTTCTATCCGCAGGAAGGCTTGCTCGACAAGCTGGCCGATGCGCCCTACGACAGCGCCGACATGCGTTTCAACGATGGCCGCTGCGACGGCGCCGGGCGATTCTGGGCCGGCGCCATGTACGAGCCGCGCACGGCGGAACTGGCTGCCATGTTTTGCCTGGAACGGGGCGCCACGTGCCTGGGCTGGGGGCCGCAACAGGATCTTGGCGTGAAAGTCAGCAATGGCCTCGCCTTCGCGGCCGATGGCCAATCGCTGTTCCAGTCCGACACGCCGAACCACGTGATCTACCGTTTCGCCTTTGACGCGGCCAGCGGCCAGGTGGGCGAACGCAAGGTGTTTGCCCGCCTGCCCGCCAAGGGCGAGGACGCCGTGTACGGCGGCCGCCCCGATGGCGCGGCGCTCGATGCCGAAGGCTGCTACTGGAGCGCGCAATACGAAGGCGGCCGGGTGCTGCGCTTTTCGCCGCAGGGAGAGATCATCGGCATCGTGCGCGTGCCCGTCACGCGCCCCACCATGATCGCCTTTGGCGGCGCCGACCTGCGCACCCTGTACATCACCAGCGCGCGCGAAGGCGCAAGCGACGACGAACTGGCGCGCCAGCCGCAGGCCGGCGGCCTCTTTGCCGTGCGCCTGGACGTGGCCGGCCGCCCCGAACCCCTTTACCGGGATTGA
- a CDS encoding SDR family NAD(P)-dependent oxidoreductase, whose amino-acid sequence MNANITLYPSLQDRVVFVSGGGSGIGAALVEHFALQGAQVAFCDIDRDASDALAARLAPLCRHAPYFVYSDIRDIAAYQASLAGVEARFGAIRVLLNNAGRDDRHSLAELTPEYWDNCLALNLKHHVFAIQQVAPGMAAAGGGSIINLGSISWMRGRPNLVGYTTSKAGIAGLSRTLARELGEQNIRVNAIAPGAIATDRQAALWRDPEEDRRFIELQCLKYRLDAGHVARTALFLAADDSDGITGQNIIVDAGLAQVSVAG is encoded by the coding sequence ATGAACGCCAACATCACTCTCTACCCCAGCCTGCAGGACCGCGTGGTCTTCGTTTCCGGCGGCGGCTCCGGCATCGGCGCTGCGCTGGTCGAACACTTCGCCCTGCAAGGCGCGCAAGTGGCTTTTTGCGACATCGACCGCGACGCCAGCGACGCCCTGGCCGCGCGCCTGGCGCCCCTGTGCCGGCACGCGCCCTATTTTGTCTACAGCGACATCCGCGACATCGCCGCCTACCAGGCCAGCCTGGCCGGCGTCGAGGCGCGCTTTGGCGCCATCCGCGTGCTGCTCAATAACGCGGGCCGCGACGACCGTCATTCGCTGGCCGAACTGACGCCCGAATACTGGGACAACTGCCTGGCGCTGAACTTGAAACACCACGTGTTCGCCATCCAGCAGGTGGCGCCCGGCATGGCGGCCGCCGGCGGCGGTTCCATCATCAACCTGGGCTCGATCTCGTGGATGCGCGGGCGTCCCAACCTGGTCGGCTACACCACCTCCAAGGCGGGCATCGCGGGCCTGTCGCGCACCCTGGCGCGCGAACTGGGCGAGCAGAATATCCGCGTCAACGCCATCGCCCCGGGCGCCATCGCCACGGACCGCCAGGCCGCGCTGTGGCGCGATCCGGAAGAAGACCGCCGCTTCATCGAACTGCAATGCCTGAAATACCGGCTTGACGCGGGCCACGTGGCGCGCACGGCCCTGTTCCTGGCGGCCGACGATTCGGACGGCATCACGGGCCAGAACATCATCGTCGATGCCGGCCTCGCGCAAGTATCTGTAGCTGGCTAA